One Mycolicibacterium goodii genomic region harbors:
- a CDS encoding PaaI family thioesterase: MSTLGYLGLFGEAGNALGDAQWVAHANANLVPNLAALNTRFLDGSRVERTLRVGYEPGPTAMALRHVTGGAIAEMLDQAATHCALFVTGYPCPTVTLTVNHLRAGLTPTYTATARVLQVTSVTATVGAELVDADGLAVATVSLVGKFIKKLERLK; encoded by the coding sequence ATGAGCACACTCGGATACCTCGGTCTTTTCGGTGAGGCAGGCAACGCCTTGGGTGACGCGCAGTGGGTGGCTCACGCCAACGCGAACCTGGTACCGAATCTGGCCGCGCTCAACACCCGGTTCCTGGACGGCTCACGGGTGGAGCGCACTCTGCGCGTCGGCTACGAACCCGGACCCACCGCGATGGCCCTGCGACACGTCACCGGCGGCGCGATCGCCGAGATGCTCGATCAGGCTGCGACACACTGCGCCTTGTTCGTCACGGGCTATCCCTGCCCCACCGTGACGCTCACGGTGAACCATCTCCGGGCCGGGCTCACGCCGACGTACACCGCCACGGCGCGCGTACTGCAGGTGACATCGGTGACCGCCACGGTCGGCGCCGAGCTGGTCGACGCCGACGGACTCGCGGTCGCGACGGTGTCGCTCGTCGGGAAGTTCATCAAGAAGCTGGAACGCCTGAAATAA
- the ectA gene encoding diaminobutyrate acetyltransferase, with translation MPVLESVPGRHTRTVNLRPPRGDDAIAIRDLAAATGVLDLNSTYAYLLLATDFSATSIVAETDGQLRGFITGYHPPPRPDVLFVWQVAVAPAAQGTGLASAMIDNLVERVRSDSRGQPITVEATVSPGNTASRAFFGAFARRHDVPLVERPYFDSDLLDADGAHEDEPILRIGPIGVHSAVVR, from the coding sequence ATGCCTGTCTTAGAAAGCGTTCCGGGACGCCATACCCGGACGGTGAACTTGCGTCCGCCGCGAGGCGACGACGCGATTGCCATCCGCGATCTCGCGGCGGCCACCGGCGTGCTCGATCTCAATTCCACCTACGCCTATCTTCTGCTGGCGACGGATTTCTCCGCGACGTCAATCGTGGCCGAAACCGATGGTCAACTGCGAGGTTTCATCACGGGCTACCATCCGCCGCCGCGCCCGGACGTGTTGTTCGTCTGGCAGGTCGCGGTGGCGCCCGCCGCGCAGGGCACCGGTCTGGCCAGCGCGATGATCGACAATCTCGTCGAGCGCGTGCGTTCCGATTCGCGCGGGCAGCCGATCACGGTCGAGGCCACCGTGTCCCCGGGTAACACCGCATCGCGGGCATTCTTCGGCGCGTTCGCCCGTCGTCACGACGTCCCGCTCGTCGAGCGGCCGTATTTCGATTCCGATCTCCTCGACGCCGACGGCGCGCACGAGGATGAGCCGATCCTGCGGATCGGACCGATCGGGGTTCACAGCGCCGTCGTGCGCTGA
- the ectB gene encoding diaminobutyrate--2-oxoglutarate transaminase — MLLAANAQLTESDLPEVFSTVESEVRSYCRGWPAVMETAKDSWVTDTEGRRYIDFFAGAGALNYGHNNPKLKAPLLDYLASDGIVHSLDMATTAKQRFLETFQRVVLQPRGLDYKVQFPGPTGANAVESALKLARKVTGRESVISFTNAFHGMTLGALSVTGNSMKRAGAGIPLVHATPMPYDNYFGGVTEDFQWFGRVLDDSGSGLNRPAAVIVETVQGEGGLNVARIEWLQALADLCRTRDILLIVDDVQMGCGRTGPFFSFEAAGIVPDIVTLSKSVSGYGLPMALTLFRRDLDVWAPGEHNGTFRGHNPAFVTATEALETYWQNDEFSTDTLLKGELIRTRLEEIADRYEGVTARGRGMAQGLKFTDTDRAAEVCKAAFDRGALMETSGPSDEVVKLLPPLTTSRNDLEVGLDILAESIAVTLS; from the coding sequence GTGTTGCTCGCTGCAAACGCCCAGTTGACCGAATCCGACCTGCCCGAGGTCTTCAGCACCGTCGAGTCCGAGGTACGTAGCTACTGCCGCGGGTGGCCCGCGGTGATGGAAACCGCCAAGGACTCATGGGTGACCGACACCGAGGGGCGCCGCTACATCGACTTCTTCGCCGGCGCCGGTGCACTGAACTACGGCCACAACAACCCGAAACTCAAAGCGCCCCTGCTCGATTACCTGGCGTCGGACGGCATCGTGCACTCGCTGGACATGGCAACCACCGCCAAACAGCGCTTCCTCGAGACGTTCCAGCGCGTGGTCCTGCAACCGCGGGGCCTGGACTACAAGGTGCAGTTTCCGGGGCCGACCGGTGCCAACGCGGTTGAATCGGCCCTCAAGTTGGCCAGAAAGGTCACCGGCCGTGAGTCGGTGATCAGCTTCACCAACGCTTTTCACGGCATGACGCTGGGCGCGCTTTCGGTCACCGGCAATTCGATGAAGCGCGCGGGCGCCGGCATCCCACTCGTCCACGCCACGCCGATGCCCTACGACAACTACTTCGGCGGCGTCACCGAGGACTTCCAGTGGTTCGGGCGTGTCCTCGACGACTCCGGCAGCGGCCTCAACCGGCCCGCCGCGGTGATCGTCGAAACCGTCCAGGGGGAGGGTGGTCTCAACGTCGCCCGCATCGAATGGCTGCAGGCGCTCGCCGATCTCTGCCGGACACGCGACATTCTGCTGATCGTCGACGACGTCCAGATGGGTTGCGGCCGTACCGGTCCGTTCTTCAGCTTCGAGGCCGCCGGCATCGTCCCCGACATCGTGACCTTGTCGAAGTCGGTCAGCGGATACGGCCTGCCGATGGCGCTGACGCTGTTCCGGCGCGACCTCGACGTGTGGGCTCCCGGCGAGCACAACGGCACGTTCCGCGGGCACAACCCGGCTTTCGTCACCGCCACCGAGGCGCTGGAAACCTACTGGCAGAACGACGAATTCAGCACCGACACCCTGCTCAAGGGCGAGCTGATCCGGACACGGCTCGAAGAGATCGCCGACCGGTACGAAGGCGTCACCGCACGGGGCCGCGGCATGGCGCAGGGTCTGAAGTTCACCGACACCGATCGGGCCGCCGAGGTGTGCAAGGCCGCGTTCGACCGCGGTGCGCTCATGGAGACCAGCGGCCCTTCCGACGAGGTCGTCAAACTCCTGCCGCCACTGACCACGTCGCGCAATGACCTGGAGGTCGGCCTGGACATCCTGGCCGAATCGATCGCCGTCACCCTGAGCTGA
- a CDS encoding ectoine synthase, which produces MIVRTTHEITGTDRDVSVGTWRSKRIILADDGVGFSFHETTIESNSVNEYRYEHHVEAVWVVEGTGTLTNLETGDEYVLEPGTMYLLDGHERHRVTCEKQLRMLCVFNPPVTGREVHDETGAYPAPQPVA; this is translated from the coding sequence ATGATCGTCCGAACCACCCATGAGATCACCGGCACCGACCGCGACGTCAGCGTCGGCACCTGGCGCTCCAAGCGCATCATCCTTGCCGACGACGGAGTCGGGTTCTCGTTCCACGAGACCACGATCGAGTCGAACTCGGTCAACGAATACCGCTACGAGCATCACGTCGAGGCCGTCTGGGTCGTCGAGGGCACCGGCACACTGACAAACCTCGAGACCGGCGACGAGTACGTGCTCGAGCCAGGCACCATGTATCTGCTCGACGGCCATGAGCGCCACCGCGTCACGTGTGAGAAGCAACTGCGCATGCTGTGCGTCTTCAATCCGCCCGTCACCGGTCGGGAAGTACACGACGAGACCGGCGCCTACCCGGCGCCTCAGCCGGTCGCCTGA
- the thpD gene encoding ectoine hydroxylase, which translates to MTTTQTRHDPYPTRLRHAIDPIARIDPTVWGSEADGPLNQKSLDRFSSQGYLMRPETVADDWLPPLRRELDRIAADLDHDDPRVIREPGGSIRSIFEPHLLSDLVAQVVRLDTVLPVARQLLGSDVYIHQARINLMPGFTGTGFYWHSDFETWHAEDGMPAIRAVSCSIALTRNYPYNGSLMVIPGSHQTFYPCVGETPQDNHDTSLVAQTIGVPDETTLTKAVDQTGIDQFTGAAGSALWFDANLLHGSGSNITPLPRSNVFLVFNSVDNALEEPFAAPRRRPEYLAARRVAPVT; encoded by the coding sequence ATGACCACCACGCAGACCCGCCACGATCCGTATCCGACGCGCCTGCGCCACGCGATCGATCCGATTGCGCGTATCGACCCCACGGTGTGGGGCAGCGAGGCCGACGGGCCACTGAACCAGAAGAGCCTCGACCGGTTCTCGTCGCAGGGCTACCTGATGCGGCCAGAGACCGTCGCCGACGACTGGCTGCCGCCCCTGCGCCGGGAACTCGACCGGATCGCCGCGGATCTGGACCACGACGATCCTCGGGTGATCCGCGAACCGGGCGGCTCCATCCGCTCGATCTTCGAACCCCACCTGTTGAGTGACCTTGTCGCGCAGGTGGTCCGGCTCGACACCGTGCTGCCGGTCGCGCGTCAGCTGCTCGGCAGCGACGTCTACATCCACCAGGCGCGGATCAACCTGATGCCGGGGTTCACCGGAACGGGCTTCTACTGGCACTCGGACTTCGAGACCTGGCACGCCGAGGACGGCATGCCCGCCATCCGGGCCGTGTCGTGTTCGATCGCGCTGACCCGCAACTACCCGTACAACGGGTCGCTGATGGTGATCCCCGGATCGCACCAGACGTTCTACCCGTGTGTGGGGGAGACCCCGCAGGACAACCACGACACGTCGCTGGTGGCCCAGACCATCGGCGTCCCCGACGAGACGACCCTGACCAAGGCTGTCGACCAGACCGGGATCGACCAGTTCACCGGTGCGGCCGGTTCGGCGTTGTGGTTCGACGCCAACCTGTTGCACGGCTCCGGGTCCAACATCACACCGTTGCCGCGGTCGAATGTGTTCCTGGTGTTCAACTCGGTCGACAACGCGCTTGAGGAGCCGTTCGCGGCGCCGCGGCGGAGGCCGGAATACCTGGCAGCTCGGCGGGTCGCCCCCGTCACCTAG
- the dop gene encoding pup deamidase/depupylase — translation MQRIIGTEVEYGISSPSDPTANPILTSTQAVLAYAAAAGIQRAKRTRWDYEVESPLRDARGFDLSRSSGPPPIVDADEVGAANMILTNGARLYVDHAHPEYSAPECTDPMDAVIWDKAGERVMEAAARHVASVPGAAKLQLYKNNVDGKGASYGSHENYLMSRQTPFSAVIAGLTPFMVSRQVVTGSGRVGIGPSGDEPGFQLSQRADYIEVEVGLETTLKRGIINTRDEPHADADKYRRLHVIIGDANLAETSTYLKLGTTSLVLDLIEEGVDLSDLALARPVHAVHVISRDPSLRATVALADGRELTALALQRIYLDRVAKLVDSRDPDPRASHVIETWANVLDLLERDPMECAEILDWPAKLRLLEGFRQRENLTWQAPRLHLVDLQYSDVRLDKGLYNRLVARGSMKRLVTEQQVLDAVENPPTDTRAYFRGECLRRFGADIAAASWDSVIFDLGGDSLVRIPTLEPLRGSKAHVGALLDSVDSAVELVEQLTN, via the coding sequence ATGCAACGGATTATCGGAACTGAGGTCGAGTACGGTATCTCGTCACCGTCCGATCCGACCGCCAATCCGATTTTGACATCGACGCAGGCGGTCCTGGCGTACGCGGCGGCCGCGGGAATTCAGCGCGCCAAGCGCACACGGTGGGATTACGAGGTGGAGTCCCCCCTGCGTGACGCACGCGGATTCGATCTGTCGCGGTCGTCGGGACCGCCGCCGATCGTCGACGCCGACGAGGTCGGCGCGGCCAACATGATCCTCACCAACGGCGCCCGGCTCTACGTCGACCACGCGCATCCGGAGTACTCGGCACCCGAGTGCACGGACCCGATGGACGCCGTGATCTGGGACAAGGCCGGTGAACGCGTCATGGAGGCGGCCGCCAGGCACGTCGCGAGCGTCCCGGGGGCGGCCAAGCTGCAGCTTTACAAGAACAACGTCGACGGCAAGGGCGCGTCGTACGGGTCACACGAGAACTACCTGATGAGTCGCCAGACGCCGTTCTCGGCGGTCATCGCGGGCCTGACCCCGTTCATGGTGTCGCGCCAGGTGGTGACCGGGTCGGGCCGCGTCGGAATCGGTCCGTCCGGTGACGAGCCGGGATTCCAGCTGTCGCAGCGCGCCGATTACATCGAGGTCGAGGTGGGCCTGGAGACCACGCTCAAGCGCGGCATCATCAACACCCGCGACGAACCGCACGCCGACGCCGACAAGTATCGGCGGCTGCACGTCATCATCGGTGACGCGAACCTCGCCGAGACGTCGACGTACCTCAAGCTCGGCACCACGTCGCTGGTCCTCGACCTCATCGAGGAGGGAGTCGATCTCTCCGACCTCGCGCTCGCGCGGCCTGTGCACGCCGTGCATGTGATCAGCCGTGACCCGTCGCTGCGTGCCACCGTCGCGCTCGCCGACGGCCGCGAGCTCACCGCGCTTGCGCTACAACGCATCTACCTCGACCGGGTCGCCAAGCTCGTCGACAGCCGCGATCCGGATCCGCGGGCCAGCCACGTCATCGAGACGTGGGCAAATGTGCTGGACCTGCTCGAACGCGACCCGATGGAGTGCGCGGAGATCCTGGACTGGCCGGCGAAGCTGAGGTTGCTGGAGGGGTTCCGTCAGCGCGAGAACCTGACGTGGCAGGCGCCTAGGTTGCATCTGGTCGATTTGCAGTACTCGGATGTTCGGCTGGACAAAGGACTCTACAACCGCCTGGTTGCGCGCGGCTCCATGAAACGCCTGGTCACCGAGCAGCAAGTGCTCGACGCGGTCGAGAACCCGCCCACCGACACGCGTGCGTACTTCCGCGGTGAGTGCCTGCGGCGGTTCGGGGCGGACATCGCCGCGGCCAGCTGGGACTCGGTCATCTTCGACCTCGGGGGTGATTCGCTCGTCCGGATTCCGACCCTGGAGCCCCTGCGCGGGAGCAAGGCACATGTGGGTGCGTTGCTGGATTCCGTGGACAGCGCCGTGGAGCTCGTGGAGCAGCTCACCAACTGA
- a CDS encoding ubiquitin-like protein Pup, with protein sequence MAQEQTKRGGGGGEDDDLPGASAAGQERREKLAEETDDLLDEIDDVLEENAEDFVRAYVQKGGQ encoded by the coding sequence ATGGCTCAGGAGCAGACCAAGCGTGGCGGTGGCGGCGGAGAGGACGACGATCTCCCCGGTGCTTCGGCCGCCGGCCAGGAGCGTCGCGAGAAACTCGCCGAAGAGACCGACGACCTGCTGGATGAGATCGACGACGTTCTCGAGGAGAACGCCGAAGACTTCGTGCGCGCATACGTGCAAAAGGGCGGCCAGTGA
- the prcB gene encoding proteasome subunit beta gives MTWRENQPFPQPTLDTSGIPSVPVDLSSFSELLSRQAPQLLPVNRVAYGANPVGPTDAVPHGTTIVALKYPGGVLIAGDRRSTQGNMIAGRDVQKVYITDDYTATGIAGTAAIAVEFARLYAVELEHYEKLEGVPLTFRGKVNRLAIMVRGNLGAALQGFVALPLLVGYDLDDPQPEGAGRIVSFDAAGGWNIEEEGYQSVGSGSIFAKSSMKKLYSQVSDADSALRVAVEALYDAADDDSATGGPDLVRGIYPTAVTIGADGAEEVPETRIAELAREVIESRSRTDTFGPDARRGIDARGDS, from the coding sequence GTGACCTGGCGCGAGAACCAGCCCTTCCCTCAACCGACCCTCGACACATCCGGAATACCGTCTGTCCCCGTGGACCTGTCGTCGTTCTCTGAACTGCTCAGCCGGCAGGCCCCGCAGCTGTTGCCGGTCAATCGCGTCGCCTACGGGGCGAACCCGGTCGGTCCGACCGACGCAGTGCCGCACGGCACGACGATCGTCGCGCTGAAGTACCCGGGTGGCGTCCTGATCGCCGGTGACCGTCGGTCGACGCAGGGCAACATGATCGCCGGACGTGACGTGCAGAAGGTGTACATCACCGACGACTACACCGCGACGGGCATCGCAGGCACCGCGGCCATCGCGGTGGAGTTCGCGCGCCTGTACGCCGTGGAGCTCGAGCACTACGAGAAGCTCGAAGGCGTCCCCCTGACGTTCCGCGGCAAGGTGAACCGGCTGGCGATCATGGTGCGCGGCAACCTCGGCGCGGCGCTGCAGGGCTTCGTGGCGCTACCGCTGTTGGTGGGCTACGACCTCGACGATCCCCAACCCGAGGGAGCGGGACGCATCGTGTCCTTCGACGCGGCGGGCGGCTGGAACATCGAGGAAGAGGGTTACCAGTCGGTGGGCTCGGGCTCGATCTTCGCCAAGTCGTCGATGAAGAAGCTGTATTCGCAGGTGTCCGACGCGGATTCGGCGCTGCGCGTTGCCGTCGAGGCGCTCTACGACGCGGCCGACGACGATTCGGCGACCGGCGGTCCGGACCTGGTGCGCGGCATATACCCGACGGCGGTGACGATCGGGGCCGACGGCGCCGAGGAGGTCCCCGAGACGCGGATCGCCGAACTGGCCCGCGAGGTCATCGAAAGCCGCTCCCGTACCGACACTTTCGGGCCCGACGCCCGTCGGGGCATTGATGCGCGAGGAGATTCGTGA
- the prcA gene encoding proteasome subunit alpha: protein MSFPYFISPEQAMRERSELARKGIARGRSVVALAYSAGVLFVAENPSRSLQKVSELYDRVGFAAVGRFNEFDNLRRGGIQFADTRGYAYDRRDVTGRQLANVYAQTLGTIFTEQAKPYEVELCVAEVAHYGETKPPELYRITYDGSIADEPHFVVMGGTTEPIIAALNESYTENASLEDAVTIAVKALSASAEGAEPRTLGPSTLEVAILDAGRPRRAFRRITGAALEALLPESPQPDSDKPAE, encoded by the coding sequence GTGAGCTTCCCGTACTTCATATCGCCCGAACAGGCGATGCGCGAGCGTTCCGAACTCGCTCGCAAGGGTATCGCCAGAGGTCGCAGTGTGGTGGCGCTCGCGTACTCCGCGGGTGTGCTGTTCGTCGCGGAGAACCCGTCGCGGTCACTGCAGAAGGTCAGTGAGCTCTACGACCGGGTGGGCTTCGCCGCCGTCGGCCGGTTCAACGAGTTCGACAACCTGCGCCGCGGCGGCATCCAGTTCGCCGACACGCGCGGCTACGCCTACGATCGTCGCGACGTGACGGGCAGGCAACTGGCCAACGTGTACGCGCAGACCCTCGGCACGATCTTCACCGAGCAGGCCAAGCCGTACGAGGTCGAACTGTGCGTGGCCGAGGTGGCGCATTACGGCGAGACCAAACCGCCGGAGCTCTACCGCATCACCTACGACGGATCGATCGCCGACGAGCCGCACTTCGTGGTCATGGGCGGCACGACCGAACCCATCATCGCCGCGCTCAACGAGTCCTACACGGAGAACGCGAGCCTGGAGGACGCCGTGACGATCGCGGTCAAGGCGTTGTCGGCGAGCGCCGAGGGGGCCGAGCCCCGCACACTGGGTCCGTCGACGCTGGAGGTTGCGATTCTCGACGCGGGCCGTCCGCGCCGCGCGTTCCGCCGGATCACCGGCGCGGCACTGGAGGCGCTGCTGCCCGAGTCGCCGCAGCCGGATTCCGACAAGCCCGCGGAGTAG
- a CDS encoding PrsW family intramembrane metalloprotease, which yields MSATLLAPTTTRPAVLYRPESAVFWVFVIAVVSGSFATLNMEGSAIHETLDANLALAPFWLAFMALMVWLLLRFDPFRAMRPYPQALVAGVAMGAMVAVPMAITSSGGLERLWGLVFSPEVLANWSASLCAPITEEAAKAMCAVVLLVLCAPLVTRIAHALLVGMFVGLGFDLMEDLGYASTSAILSLDSDLAGAGESLLVRAFTAVPAHWSYTSLTTVGALLLLPSFAGRAEWPAARRVLVAVGLLLAGPLMHFVWDAPLPDDYEGPLTLVKLVASLAFYLAIVFALLPFERRWVTARIGAGRDNGWLSDVSADVLDSLPTWRRRRALRRTARKTGGRRAAKAVRARQDAALDLIQTVS from the coding sequence ATGAGCGCCACGCTTCTCGCCCCAACCACCACACGTCCCGCGGTGCTCTACCGGCCCGAGTCTGCGGTGTTCTGGGTGTTCGTGATCGCTGTCGTGTCCGGTTCGTTCGCGACCCTCAACATGGAGGGCTCGGCTATCCACGAGACGCTCGACGCCAACCTGGCACTGGCGCCGTTCTGGTTGGCGTTCATGGCGTTGATGGTGTGGCTGCTGCTGCGCTTCGACCCGTTCCGGGCCATGCGACCGTATCCGCAGGCGCTGGTCGCCGGAGTGGCGATGGGCGCGATGGTCGCGGTGCCGATGGCGATCACGAGCAGCGGCGGGCTCGAGCGCCTGTGGGGTCTGGTGTTCAGTCCGGAAGTGCTTGCCAACTGGTCGGCTTCGCTGTGCGCTCCGATCACCGAGGAAGCCGCCAAGGCGATGTGTGCGGTCGTTCTGCTGGTGCTGTGCGCGCCGCTGGTCACCCGCATCGCGCACGCCCTGTTGGTCGGCATGTTCGTCGGGCTCGGGTTCGATCTCATGGAGGATCTCGGCTACGCGAGCACCAGCGCGATCCTGAGCTTGGACTCCGACCTGGCCGGTGCCGGTGAGTCCCTGCTGGTCCGCGCGTTCACCGCGGTGCCCGCGCACTGGTCCTACACGTCGCTCACCACAGTCGGGGCGCTGTTGCTGCTGCCATCGTTCGCCGGCCGCGCCGAGTGGCCGGCCGCGCGCCGTGTGCTCGTGGCTGTCGGGCTGCTGCTGGCCGGACCACTCATGCACTTCGTGTGGGACGCACCGCTGCCCGACGACTACGAAGGCCCGCTGACCCTCGTCAAGCTGGTGGCCAGCCTGGCGTTCTACCTCGCGATAGTGTTCGCGCTGCTGCCCTTCGAACGCCGGTGGGTCACCGCACGGATCGGCGCCGGCCGCGACAACGGTTGGCTGTCAGACGTTTCGGCCGATGTGCTCGACTCGTTGCCGACCTGGCGGCGTCGCCGCGCGCTGCGCAGGACGGCACGCAAGACCGGCGGCCGCAGGGCCGCCAAGGCGGTCCGCGCTCGGCAGGACGCGGCCCTCGATCTGATCCAGACCGTGTCCTGA
- a CDS encoding alpha/beta fold hydrolase, translating to MSLRSAPVDGFRLAFDRHGVRGGPAVVLLHGWPGTRRDHRHVVPLLSDIADVIVPDLRGFGGSDKHAVSVQHFYSASAQAASIVGLINELGLSDVVVAGYDVGSRVAQGVARMHPHLVKALVLSPPLPGVGDRVLSPHAIHEYWYQAFHQLPIAERMIDGNPDAVREYVRHFWEHWSGPGFRLPEDELDRLVADYALPGAFTASLGWYRAGAGTVAQSLAELPPDRAVKIHAPTDVLWPQHDPLFPLQWSDRLEHYFVDVRLHTADGAGHFTPLECADEFAALIRGAVTERV from the coding sequence ATGTCGTTGCGCAGCGCTCCGGTGGACGGGTTCCGACTGGCCTTCGACCGACACGGGGTCCGCGGCGGCCCCGCGGTCGTCCTGCTCCACGGCTGGCCCGGCACCCGGCGCGACCACCGCCACGTCGTACCGCTGCTTTCCGATATCGCCGACGTGATCGTGCCCGATCTGCGCGGTTTCGGCGGTTCGGACAAGCACGCGGTGTCGGTGCAGCATTTCTACAGCGCCAGCGCGCAGGCCGCGAGCATCGTGGGCCTGATCAACGAACTCGGGCTGAGCGACGTCGTCGTGGCCGGTTACGACGTCGGCAGCCGGGTTGCGCAGGGTGTCGCGCGCATGCATCCGCACCTGGTCAAGGCGCTTGTGCTGTCGCCGCCACTACCGGGCGTGGGTGATCGCGTGCTCAGCCCGCACGCGATTCACGAGTACTGGTACCAGGCGTTTCACCAGTTGCCGATCGCCGAGCGCATGATCGACGGCAATCCCGATGCGGTGCGCGAGTATGTGCGCCATTTCTGGGAACATTGGTCGGGCCCGGGTTTCCGACTGCCCGAGGACGAGTTGGACCGGCTCGTCGCCGACTATGCGCTACCGGGTGCGTTCACGGCATCCCTCGGCTGGTACCGCGCCGGCGCGGGTACCGTGGCGCAGTCGCTGGCCGAGCTCCCACCCGATCGCGCGGTCAAGATCCATGCGCCCACCGATGTGCTGTGGCCGCAACACGATCCGCTGTTTCCGCTGCAGTGGTCCGACCGCCTTGAGCACTACTTCGTCGACGTCCGTCTGCACACCGCCGACGGTGCCGGGCATTTCACGCCGCTGGAGTGCGCCGACGAGTTCGCCGCACTCATTCGCGGCGCCGTGACCGAGCGCGTCTGA
- the pafA gene encoding Pup--protein ligase, translated as MQRRIMGIETEFGVTCTFHGHRRLSPDEVARYLFRRVVSWGRSSNVFLRNGARLYLDVGSHPEYATAECDNLTQLVTHDRAGERVLEDLLIDAEQRLADEGIGGDIYLFKNNTDSAGNSYGCHENYLIVRAGEFSRISDVLLPFLVTRQLICGAGKVLQTPKAATFCLSQRAEHIWEGVSSATTRSRPIINTRDEPHADAEKYRRLHVIVGDSNMCEATTMLKVGTASLVLEMIEAGVPFRDFSLDNPIRAIREVSHDLTGRRPVRLAGGRQASALDIQREYYSRAVEYLQSREPNTQIEQVVDLWGRQLDAVESQDFAKVDTEIDWVIKRKLFQRYQDRYNMELSDPKISQLDLAYHDIKRGRGVFDLLQRKGLAARITTDEEIDAAVTTPPQTTRAKLRGEFISAAQEAGRDFTVDWVHLKLNDQAQRTVLCKDPFRSVDERVKRLIASM; from the coding sequence GTGCAGCGACGAATCATGGGCATCGAGACTGAATTCGGTGTGACCTGCACGTTCCATGGCCATCGCCGGCTCAGTCCCGACGAGGTTGCCCGCTATCTGTTCCGGCGGGTCGTGTCGTGGGGCCGCAGTTCCAACGTCTTCCTACGCAATGGCGCCAGGTTGTACCTCGACGTGGGCAGCCACCCCGAGTACGCGACCGCGGAATGCGACAACCTCACGCAGTTGGTGACCCACGATCGGGCCGGTGAGCGGGTGCTCGAGGACCTGCTCATCGACGCCGAACAACGGCTCGCCGACGAGGGTATCGGCGGCGACATCTACCTGTTCAAGAACAACACCGACTCGGCGGGCAACTCCTACGGCTGCCACGAGAACTACCTGATCGTGCGGGCCGGCGAGTTCTCCCGGATCTCCGACGTGCTGCTGCCGTTCCTGGTGACGCGCCAGCTGATCTGCGGCGCAGGCAAGGTGTTGCAGACGCCGAAGGCCGCGACGTTCTGCCTGAGTCAGCGCGCCGAGCACATCTGGGAGGGCGTCTCGTCGGCGACCACTAGGTCCCGGCCCATCATCAACACGCGTGACGAACCCCACGCCGACGCCGAGAAGTACCGGCGCCTGCACGTCATCGTCGGTGACTCCAACATGTGTGAGGCCACCACGATGCTCAAGGTGGGCACGGCCTCACTGGTGCTGGAGATGATCGAGGCGGGCGTGCCGTTCCGCGACTTCTCGCTGGACAATCCGATCCGGGCCATCCGCGAGGTCAGCCACGATCTCACCGGGCGGCGCCCGGTGCGGTTGGCCGGCGGCAGGCAGGCCAGCGCTCTCGACATCCAGCGCGAGTACTACAGCCGCGCCGTCGAATACCTGCAGTCCCGCGAGCCTAACACCCAGATCGAGCAGGTTGTGGATCTGTGGGGCCGCCAGCTCGACGCGGTCGAGAGTCAGGACTTCGCGAAGGTCGACACCGAGATCGACTGGGTGATCAAGCGCAAGCTGTTCCAGCGCTACCAGGACCGCTACAACATGGAGCTGTCCGACCCGAAGATCAGCCAACTCGATCTGGCCTACCACGACATCAAACGGGGCCGCGGCGTGTTCGACCTGCTCCAGCGCAAGGGGCTGGCCGCGCGCATCACCACCGACGAGGAGATCGACGCCGCGGTCACCACACCGCCGCAGACCACGCGCGCCAAACTGCGCGGCGAGTTCATCAGCGCCGCACAGGAAGCGGGCCGCGACTTCACCGTCGACTGGGTGCATCTCAAGCTCAACGACCAGGCTCAGCGCACCGTGCTGTGCAAAGATCCGTTCCGGTCGGTCGACGAGCGGGTCAAGCGGCTGATCGCCAGTATGTGA